One stretch of Meriones unguiculatus strain TT.TT164.6M chromosome 7, Bangor_MerUng_6.1, whole genome shotgun sequence DNA includes these proteins:
- the Serpina5 gene encoding plasma serine protease inhibitor yields the protein MRPLRVLCLLLVFSLPVASRYKEKKKSKESSRGAVQTPRSKDFAFSLYRALASKAPGQNVFFSPLSVSISLGMLSLGAGSHTKTQILEALGLSNQKGQEDKLHKHFQYLLQRFGQPRQRPAVQLSLGSALFADPAVHIRDSFLKALKMLYMSDMFSTNFGNPESAKKQINDYVARQTKGKIVDLIKDLDSTHVMVMVNYIFFKAKWKTGFSDKNTHQKDFHVTPERTVKVPMMNREDEYSYILDRNISCTVVGIPYQGNTSALFILPNKGKMKQVENGLNKRTLMNWLKISTKRRLDLYLPKFSIEGTYQLEKILPKLNIKDVFTSHADLSGITDHTSIKLSEMMHKAVVQVDEAGTSAAAATGSLMMLRSARPSSMKTEFNRPFLIAIMSDMNLLFVGKVVQP from the exons ATGAGGCCCTTGCGCgtcctgtgcctgctgctggTCTTCAGCCTTCCGGTGGCCTCCCGCtacaaggagaagaagaagagtaaGGAGTCCTCTAGGGGTGCAGTGCAGACTCCCAGAAGCAAGGACTTTGCCTTCAGCCTCTACAGGGCCTTGGCTTCTAAAGCCCCTGGCCAGAATGTTTTTTTCTCCCCCTTGAGCGTGTCCATAAGCTTGGGAATGCTCTCCCTGGGGGCTGGCTCCCACACTAAAACACAGATCCTGGAGGCCCTGGGCCTCAGCAACCAGAAGGGCCAAGAGGACAAGCTCCACAAGCACTTCCAATACCTGCTACAGAGGTTCGGCCAGCCTAGACAGCGTCCAGctgtccagctgagcctgggtAGCGCCCTTTTTGCAGACCCAGCAGTACATATTCGAGACAGCTTCTTGAAAGCATTGAAGATGCTATACATGTCAGACATGTTCTCTACCAACTTCGGGAACCCCGAAAGTGCTAAGAAGCAGATCAATGACTATGTGGCCCGTCAGACCAAGGGGAAGATTGTAGACTTGATCAAGGATCTCGATAGCACCCACGTCATGGTGATGGTAAATTATATCTTCTTTAAAG CCAAGTGGAAGACGGGTTTCAGTGACAAAAACACCCACCAGAAAGATTTCCATGTGACTCCTGAGAGGACCGTAAAGGTGCCCATGATGAACCGTGAAGATGAGTATTCCTACATCCTGGACCGAAATATTTCCTGCACGGTGGTGGGAATCCCTTACCAAGGCAACACCAGCGCTCTGTTCATTCTCCCCAACAAGGGAAAGATGAAGCAGGTGGAGAATGGCTTGAATAAGAGAACGCTGATGAACTGGCTTAAGATATCCACAAAAAG ACGCTTAGATCTTTACCTCCCCAAGTTCTCCATTGAGGGTACCTATCAACTGGAGAAAATCCTCCCCAAGCTGAACATCAAGGATGTCTTCACCTCCCATGCTGACCTGTCTGGCATAACTGACCACACCAGTATCAAGTTGTCTGAG ATGATGCACAAAGCTGTGGTGCAAGTAGACGAGGCGGGGACCAGTGCAGCTGCCGCCACAGGATCGCTCATGATGCTCAGATCTGCTCGACCAAGCTCTATGAAGACAGAATTCAACAGGCCCTTTTTGATCGCCATTATGAGTGATATGAATCTCCTTTTTGTTGGCAAAGTGGTCCAGCCCTGA
- the LOC110539985 gene encoding serine protease inhibitor A3N-like, with translation MHCRRAEKMAFLIALGLLMAGICPVVLCYPDGTLGRDTAVQEDQDNGTQVDSLTVANKITDFAFCLYKELVLKNPGENIVFSPFSISSAFAMLSLGANRKTLEEILEGLKFNLTETPEADIHRGFGHLLHMLSQPENQVQISTGNAMFIEKNLPIQAEFIEKARALYQAKAFRTDFKQPQEARKLINDYVRKQTQGKIKELISDLDEETSMVLVNHISFMGKWKIPFNPDDTFEADFHLDEKRSVKVPMMKVKDVITPYFRDEELSCSVVELEYIGNASALFILPDPGRMQHVEASLRPETLNKWKESLRPRLIEELHLPKFSMSKNYNLEDTLPELGIREVFSTQAGLSGITGDKEMRVSMVTHQVMLDVAETGTEASAGTTLKYTFLSAKLPPTDLKFNNPYLYFITNYEHSIIYFISKMIDPTQG, from the exons ATGCACTGCAG GAGAGCAGAGAAGATGGCCTTCCTCATAGCTCTGGGGCTGTTGATGGCTGGGATCTGCCCTGTTGTCCTCTGTTACCCAGATGGCACACTGGGAAGGGACACTGCAGTCCAAGAAGACCAAGACAATGGGACACAAGTAGACAGTCTAACAGTTGCCAACAAAATCACTGACTTTGCCTTCTGCCTCTACAAGGAGCTGGTTTTGAAGAATCCAGGTGAAAATATCGTCTTTTCCCCATTCAGCATCTCTAGTGCCTTTGCCATGCTGTCCTTGGGAGCAAATAGGAAAACCCTGGAGGAAATTCTAGAAGGTCTCAAGTTCAATCTCACAGAGACCCCTGAGGCAGATATCCACCGGGGCTTTGGGCACCTCCTACACATGCTCAGCCAGCCAGAGAACCAGGTGCAGATCAGCACAGGCAACGCCATGTTTATTGAAAAGAACCTGCCAATACAAGCAGAATTCATTGAGAAGGCAAGGGCTCTGTACCAGGCCAAGGCCTTCAGGACCGACTTCAAGCAGCCTCAAGAGGCCAGAAAGCTCATCAATGACTATGTGAGAAAACAGACCCAGGGGAAGATCAAGGAACTGATCTCAGACCTGGATGAGGAGACATCCATGGTGCTGGTGAATCACATCTCCTTTATGG GCAAATGGAAGATACCCTTTAACCCTGATGACACATTTGAGGCGGACTTCCACTTGGACGAGAAGAGGTCTGTGAAGGTGCCCATGATGAAAGTTAAGGACGTGATCACACCCTACTTCCGGGATGAGGAGCTGTCCTGCTCTGTGGTGGAGCTGGAGTACATAGGCAATGCCAGCGCCCTGTTCATCCTCCCTGACCCTGGCAGGATGCAGCATGTGGAAGCCAGCTTGCGACCAGAGACCCTGAATAAATGGAAGGAATCTCTGAGGCCCAG GTTGATAGAGGAGCTCCACCTGCCCAAGTTCTCCATGTCCAAAAACTACAACCTGGAGGACACCCTTCCAGAGTTGGGCATCAGGGAAGTCTTCTCCACACAGGCCGGTCTCTCTGGGATCACTGGAGACAAGGAAATGAGAGTCTCTATG GTGACCCACCAGGTTATGCTGGATGTGGCTGAGACAGGCACAGAAGCAAGTGCTGGCACAACACTCAAATACACCTTTCTGTCTGCAAAACTGCCGCCTACAGATCTGAAATTCAACAACCCGTATTTGTACTTTATCACTAACTATGAACATTCGATTATCTACTTTATAAGCAAGATGATTGACCCAACACAGGGCTAG